The genomic window TATAGAGGAGAAAGTTCTAGTGATTTCAGTAGTTAAAGAATTTATTAACCAAGATatcaccatattatttttattttccaggTTCTGAACCCAGAATCTTCAGGCTGTGGAGGAACTATTGCACGAGTTAGGTACTCATCTTTTCCTTTGCCACAAATTTACATCATGACTGATTGCGACCATTGAAGTTAATAAAAAGAGTGTTTTGGTCACTATTGGACCACAAAAGGAAGCAATGGCCTGGAGATCAAACTTATGAACAAGTAACGCATCAGATATGTAATTTCTGAACATTGCACTTCAAAATCTGAAAAATTATATCCTCCAAAATCCTAGTTACCATTTCTCTGCAGTGAAACTATGTTTGTGCAGTATGAACATCGTCTGCACGAATTAGTGGATCAAAATAAAGAACTTGattcataaagaaaaattaaatgaaggTTCAGTGCATTTTGCTCCTTTCATTTGCATTTTCAACTAAGTACCCATGAAAAATGATCACTAGCAACCTTGTCTTACCTTCTTTTCAAACTTGCATAAAAACGATGAGAACTAAAGCTGTTATGTCATAAGCATGTCAAATAGcattgaataagaaaaaaaggttgTCCTATAGTAAAAAATTTGCACCAAGATAATAAGAACAAAAGGCATCACAGCATACGAATGTCCAATagcattgaaaaagaaaaagtagcaacaaactagagaaagaaacaaaacagtGACAAACAAAAGTAAATTTTGCTGTGTGTGTGGGTGCAATACGTACACTGCTAATGTTTTTCTTCAGAATTTGGGACGCTTCCTTGTATTAAGGCCCTTTTATGCTTTTGTTGCCATAGAATCATATAAGTTAATATGAATAAGCATAATTACAAAGGTAATGAACGAGGAAAGAATAACTTACTTGCAGGGAAACATAGATGTCTAGAGTGTTAATTTAGAGCAACTGGCAATCTGAGTGTCTTCAAGGTAATCACATATGCTCTAGAGGCTCAAGTTCAAAATGGCAGGAGTGTAAGCCGAGGTAAATCTTGTAGAGTTGCAAGGAAGTTTCCACATGATTACATGCTTACGTGATGATCTTTGCTTCACTGGTCCTTAAATGGAAGCATGAAACAAGATTGGTCGACTGACTTCAACGTAAACAATCCAGAATCATGCAGTTTTCACATAACCATCATATCTAACTGCATTCTCCAATATTGTGTGGTCATATATTAAATTAGGCTACAGACTGCATCtttcttcattgatctttcatctAATAGTTTCCTTGTGTTTGATGCATTTTTCCATTGTGTGGTCATACATTAAATTAGGCTACAGCCTGCATCtttcttcattgatctttcgtCTAATAGTAACAGCCTGCATCTAATAGTAACTGCATGTAAGCATGTAAATAAGATTGTCCCATTGTGTGGTCATATATTAAATTAGGCTACAGCCCGCATCttttttcattgatctttcatctAATAGTTTCCTTGTGTTAGATGCATTTTCCCACAATCCAGCTGCGGCATATATGTTTGCAAGGATAACATAATTTACTGATCTGTCAGGTTCTAAATGAAACAGATAACTTGCAGATGCTTCTCCCCAGGCAACATAGCCATGAGTTCTACATGCTCCAAGCATCGCACCCCAGGTTGATGTGGTGGGCTCAATCTTATTTCTGTGTACAAAATCACAAGCTTCTTTTATTAGACCTCCACGTGCAAGAAGATCAACAACGCATGAATAATGCTCAGCTCTAGGATGGACTCCATATTTTCTGACCATGGAGTGGAAGTAATCCATTCCTTTGCTGGTTAAGCCAGAATGGCTACAGGCAAAAAGAAGGGAAAGGAAGGTGACATCATTTGGCTTAAGCCCACACTCCTCCATTTGCACAAAAAGTGAGATAGCAACTTCACCATAGCCATGTTTTCCATATGCATCAATCAATGAAGTCCatgaaataacatttttatatctcaTGCCATCAAATACAAGATGGGCATTCTCAATTTCCCCTGCCTTAGCGTACATGTCAATAAGGGCATTACCCAATACTACATCATAATCAGACTGGCTCTTAGATATACAAGCATGAATTTGTCTTCCCAAGCTTAAGAGGGCACCATTTGCGCAAATATTTAGCATGGAACATAAGATTACATCATCAAATCTCATGCCTATCTGATTCAACTTATAGAAAAGCTCCAATGCCTCAACACTAAAGTTCTTCTCCTGTGAGTATCCGGAGATCAAAGCTGTGCAAGATACCAGGTCATGTTCAAGCAGAGATCTATATAGCAGACTTGCATTGGTCATACACTTGCACTTTGCATACGCATCAATAAGTGATCCCGTAACAACACAATGATTCCCATAACCTGATTTGATAATGAAGCTATGAATTTGACTCACAATCTCAAGATTTTTAATTCCAGCACATGCCCTCAATACATGTCCAAAGGTGAAGTGATCCGGCGACATGTCTGATTATATAAGGACCGAAAAAGAAGCAAAGTACTGGATAAGTGTAAGTGaatcattaagaaaaaacaaaatcgaATAGACTGAAaccaaaataacacaagaataACTTACATCAAACGGTAGGATAGATTTTAtaagagaaaaagataaaaaaaatttgtgcaaACTAGAGATGGTTTTTGAAACATTAATTTAAACTTCATTTAGCAAgcaaaaaatgataattttctGTTTCTTCAGAATGGAAGTTCAAGGTAAAGATGCTGCTCTGTAGAGTTTAAGAGAGAAAACATAATAATGTACAGGTGGCTGAAGAATTGGCTGGAGATAAACCAACCATTTACTTCCACATACAACAAGAAAGTCTAAATATTTGCACAAGTGTTCGGTAAACagaatatcatatatatataacaaaaaaggTTACTAGATTCTAAActgaatcattttttttatgattaagtAAGAACATGGGCAGTGcctaccaaataaataaataaataaatcagtaaATCATCAACAGGATTATGGATTGAGAGTGTTTGGCAACAACAACCTTAAACCAAGAAGATATGCAAGCAATTCTCAGAATCAAAAGAAACACTTTAAAGGTGTACAACAGAAAAATTTCAAGAATTACCATCTCTCATCATCGACCAGAACAATTCAAATGCATCATATCCAAGGCCCCGAACCACATGGCCACCGATGACCGAGTTCCAAGAAACTAAATCCCTCTGCTCCATCCGCCCAAACAAACACCTTGCATCCCCAACAGATCCGCACTTCAAATGCAGATTCAGAAGAGCACTCTGCACAACTAAATCCTCCACAAACCTGCTCTTTGCAACACATCCATGAATTTGCTCACCACTCCTAATACAGCCCATATCTGTGCATGCCTTCAGAACACTCCCATAAGTGAACTGATTGGCTCTCAATCCCTCTCTCTGCATCAAAACAAAAGTTCCCAAGGATTCCAATGGGCACTGATTTTGCGAGTACCCTGAAATCATCGCTGTCCAAGAGACAACACTTCTTTGAGGCATTGTATCAAACACCTTCCTGGCAGCAGTGAGGTCTGGAAGCTTAGCATAGAAAATGATGAGCTTGGTGTTCAAGAACAAATCTGAGGTGCAGCCAGTGGCGATAAGATGATCATGGAGCGCTCTGCCTTGGGCATGGGCATTGGAGTTGATGCAGAACTGGAGAAGGGTGGAGTAGGTGGGAAGGTCCAATAGAGTGGAGGGGTTGGCGCAGAGGCATTGTAAAGCTTCCATGAATCTGCCATGTTTGCATAAAGTGAAGATGATAGCTTTTGGTCTTGAATGGATGCTGTTGAGTTTTGGAAGGCAGGCTGTGGAGTTTTTCCACACTGCGTTCATGTGAAGTGACCAAAATCTTGTATTACGGTCAGCATATATGAATTATGTTTGTATGTATATTTCAACCAAAAGAGATATTTACTTCTTAACTCTAAGATTGGTTAACCCATAAAAATGCATTTCTTATAACCTATGTAGTCAGAATTGAACGGTTTGACCCTGTTGAACAGGACCTGGGAGCTTGGATGGCACGGTTCTAGTTAAATAACTGAGTAAGTTGAAAATCAGTGCCCACTTGTGTGAACCGGATTGTTCAACCGGGAACTGGATGAACTAGGGTCAGTTAGCATTGGTGAACCAGTTTCATTtagttttttacttttttttatttgaaatttaaagttGTGAAAACACAAAATGTTAAGAGTTGCTATTCTTGtgaactgatttttttttgctCCAATTCTTCTTCACGATCTCGTTCACTCCATTTTCCCGATTTGCTGCTGTCAACCATCTCATTCGCCCTCCTCAGGCGTCAAGCGGCTATCTACCACCTCCGCACCTCGGCATCTCCCTTCCTTTTGTAACTTGTAAGACTTCACTTTATTAATGAAAGGCTGTTGTTCActaattatcttttattcatttttattatgtaagtTTCTCTTGAGAAAGCTTTCAATGTGGTTGGCTCAACTGGAAATCAACTTATCAGAGCAAATTCCTTTCTTATTGTGCAAATTGCAACAAGGATCGGTACTTTCAATGTGGTTGGGTCCCAACACTTAGATCGCTCTCATAACTCagtttcttgttgattttgatgtttGTTGATGTTTGAATGATTAATGATCACTAAAAATTGTGCTCTTGGGATGAGAAGCTGGCTAGTTTTCTTATGATTTAAAAGAAAGTTGATAAGGTTTCCATAGACTAagatatggaaaaaaaaaagagctaaaTAGGGTTGGCTAAGATAGGAGGTCTACAATTGGTGCACTACAACTACATATGTTTCATTAGTCATATATTATATCCCATAAGTAATGTTTTCCTTGAACAACTCATCATGATCAAGCTAGCGAACAAATGTCCGAGATCATGAAGTTcataaaagagatttttttgaaTGTACTAATACGATTGCTATGGCATGACAaactgcaaataaatataaatatcttttaacaatataaattattaaacataacataatgaaataattaaacaattatttccaacTAGTAGCCATTAAGCACTTGTTTCAAATAGTAgcaattaaccaattatttcaaaatagtagccACTACAACctcacctggtctcccttggGTTTCTTTTTTTAGACCTAGAACTCCCACCAAAGCCTGAACCCCACCTAATaagagaattgaataaaataaataaaacaagctaATGACAGAGCTgaatccaaaagaaaatacaaaaaaaaataaaaataaataaataacaaatatctgactctctaattgggcacATTCACTCAAATCTggttcaaacctgaccttgcataaACAAACTAGCCTCCAGGTttcacttaaaccaactcaaattAGGTTAAATCCTCATGAACCAACTTGAAACaatctcaatttcactgaactaAGTTCAATTTAACCAAGCAGCCTTGAACCAATTCCAAATCTTATACAATATCTCTTGAACtagcttggttcaactgaacccaattctccttgaattggttcacccAAAGTCATTAGCTCAAAATctgaaccaagcccaaatcaatctcaacctATTTAACTTAGCCAAAACAATTCAAGCCCAACCACAactcacttgatttgatcaaacctagaccaaatgAATTCAATTGAACCCAATCATATCaactctcatccaaacccaaatctaatatattttaatgaacttgactaaaccaaatcaaacccacttcacttgatttaatcaagcccaactcaaccaaatcaaataaACGTTACTCAACCAACACATTTCCAACCATtgtcatcaccatcttcatcataatcattaacttaattaaccaaaacaaaccctaattcgGTTGATACAGTTATCTACAGTAAATCTAAGAATTCCTCCACCATTCCAAGCAAAATCCATTAAATATACAAGGGTTTTTCTAAAACAATTTGAAGCATCCATCAACTATAACAATAAACCATGCTTTTGCCACTCAAATCCAAGCCTAAATCtcacaaaaacatgtttaaatTCTAGCATGGTTGTTCAAGCATTTTAACCAAACATCATGCAATATTCCAAATAAGAAGACTCTTACTAAGCAAGCAACCACTCCGGAGAACTCACTCCAGTGATCTCCAAGCCCATCTCCTCAAAACctcaaatttctttttctttacttttctctcttttcttttctttcactgGTTTAGAAGCTCATTGATGGAGAAGGAAACTTCAGCTAATCCAAACCCTTCTTTCCTCTTTAACTTAATTTTTGCTAAAATTTACTTTCAGtctctgaaaataaaatttcttaaaaaagttCCCTGAAAAGTCAacaatggtccctgaatcatGAAATAGTATTTCCAAAAGGTCCCTACAAACTTACCTGTTAGTCCTTAGTCTCCGAAAacacttcaaatcaaatcctCTTATTTCTTGTGAAgtcaaaattttctataaactcTCACACTTAGGTTCTTGAGATTTCCACTTGGGTTCCTCAATAGAGCTACTCTATAGGATAGTTTCACtgaaatttttgataatacCCTGAACATAAATTCCaaaaattatccaaaggttcacgCCCTCAGGGTATTACAATTGTGATGATTGTCTTTGTGTGAACTTAATTTGacactttgttattttaatcaGTTACCTTCTTTTATAGAAATTTcactataaataatattattttatccaCTGACTAAATTTAATATACTTTCATCAACTAGATATtgtcatatttttatttgctacCATGACAAACATCTCATCTTCAATCATCTCTCATTattccttttttattctttagAGGAATTCTTGTTAGACCAACCTTTATGGGAAGCATTTGCTTTATCAACTTCTTATCCAAGCCAAGCATCTCATCATAATCCCATTAGAAAGAGTCATTTAACTCCTTAAGCAATGTGACCATTTAGGGGTTGCAATTCTTTCTAAAGGAGCTTACTAATGAAAGTTCGTTGTGACTTTCTCCCATTTCTAAAATTGACTAACCAACTATCTAGGTCGTTGACCAAATAGCACATTTAAAATTGATTCAAGATTAGCCTTAAATTATTTAGCAAATTTCTATGGCATGGTGAAGCGCATGACCAGGCAATTGCGGTTAGCAAAGTTGTGACTATCCATGATATCTTTACCTTAAACCTATTTcttggagaaaaagaaagagacttGAAGGTTTTAGAAAAGCTTGAAGGAGTCTTCATTTCCTCCACTTTTAAGGCAGGAAAAGGCCATTTGGACGCTCTAAAGTAGCAAATCAAAGTGAGACCGAAAGTTGTTCCAACATTACATCAAAGGGTATTAGTATTGTCCCATTACTTAAAGCTTCTTTAAAGGCTTCTTTAGTCTCCCTTTTGCATGAAGATAAGTTTCTTTCTAATTGTTGAAAGagaattctttttattatatcttcTTTTATGGTATAATCACAAGTTAGGATATCAACTTGAAATTGAAACTTTAATATTACATTGGTGATTAGTGAACTCTTGCTTACTACTTTCCTTGTTATTTTCTGTTACTATTAAAAGGTTTTCCACATTTATAATTATGTGCTTATCCTATTTATTCTTGATATTCATATATTGGTTTGTTATATTGAATGCTTGCTTTGCTCCTGCTGAGTGATTGGGATTGCATCTATTCTAGGATTTTTGGATTAAATCCAATCAATTTGCCCCTCAATGCTAGGTTTGATTGTGTCTCCAAGTGATTCTGGTAAAATTCAATTAGTGAAGCACTCTTAGCTTTGTAGATTGATGGATGGGATATGGGTGtataaattatgcaaatatataagcatgcaagtatgcacttataCTACAATTAGTCCGTTGTACCATAAGTGTACGTGTCATcaaagtaatacctcgtggatgAACATGAAGGTTGTATTTTCCTAGGAATGGCGAGAGTcgcctattacttccttttcacttaatcaatagcctaatcgttACCCTCTTTCATTAGTTCTACTTGTATAACACTATTGAATAATATAATTGGAGACgacgttaagcacacttagaaggagttgggagtatgtactaaagttatcttgattattaattatagtaGGCATTAAGTGTCAATCATGTTCTAGGTTTGAAcagggggaattcaaaggcctactagccccgaATAAGCCATAGTGACTAGGTCTAAATTAatagaaacttaagatggaatctcttccacccaaagcctcctatgttttccttaagtGCAGAAATCCCATGAGAAGAGACAAAtcagaccctaagcctaagggacaatcaatccctaatctggAAACCTAGTTATGCCTAACCttttagaacatgcatagatctatcatagTATGGGCGTCATCAATATAGGAGCATAttctcctcatccacatcaacatataacaatcaattaagaacatgcaatgattacgaaaactataacaatttatattaattaatcaagattcataaataataaccgagggacctagacatacaattcccctcgaattaggttcttatggatcataccaaacaaagcatcaaagcacaagagaaccacaagatcaaataaaaaatatataagcatttaatgtattcctagactaactccctccaatagttctccaaaTATGGGGATTAGGGGATCCCATGATTATCCAACGACATGTGTCACTCAcgcccctctgatgatgatctttgaagatgcctgtcacacgcgatcttctccgatgatgctcgTTAATGTACTCTCAAGAAATCTGCCAGAATccgttggaatatggaagaaacatcGTCTCCCGTCACTAAGATCTCCAAATCTGCCCGTCCTAGCTTATTCGGCAAAAGAGTTTCCCtaaatttagagaatactggggtatttatagtaatcgacTCCGCTACAACCTCACCACGGGCGTTGTGATgcccgttgtgagtaagttgctacttgggctccaagtcgcatcCTGACACGGTCTGTGGACATTATGTGTCTTGACAACGACCGTTATAGACTTCACAACAGTCATTGTGAGGCTATTATGGCTTCTATATTGCTACCAATGAGCTCATGCTGCCTTGGCTTGATCACAGTAGTGGTTAATATAGACAACGGGACTTGTGTGTTGTCATAACGCCGGTTGTGAGTCTTGGTGCAGCCTTCATTCAACAACTTGctccattttgcttcaaaatgtcctcaaatttgtttcttttttcctaaaatagaaataaatatcattgtgaacaaaagaatgaaattttgtactaatgagatgctaaacaagtacaatttcatgctaaatacagtgtaaatgatatagaaaatatgatcagatTAGCACTTATCATAGATCATGTCCAAGATCTATATTGGCCACATATCCCAAAGTGAGAAATGCAAACAATAGATAAAGAAGATGGTTACTAGCTAGTTTTCTCATGATTTAGAAGAAGCTGTTAAGGTTTTGAAAGATAAAGATATAGAAATTATTTCAATGAAATACTattgaagtatatatatatatatatatggctagaTCCACCAAATAGAAATGTATCCCTTGGGATGAGAAgcacaaaagtaaaataaaaaaaaaaaataataattagggTTGCCTGAGATAGGAGGGCCACCTCTGATGCACTATCAACCGCATATGTAGCTTGAGTTATATTTACAtaagtaatgttttcttttaagaactCATTACAAACATACTCACCTTATTTGGTCATGTAGCTCTCATGTGGCAAAGCCACACATTCATGTGGCTTTAAAAGCCACAAATAAATGTCACATGGGCTTGTGGGCATaaccacacgcccatgtggcttaaAAATCACCCATTTAAtatcacatgggcatgtgagcAGCTCCACACGCCCACGTGGCCACAAAATGCCCTATTTAAaatcacatgggcatgtgagaAGCTCTGCATGCCCATGTGGCAAAAAAATGCCCCCaataattttcacatggcctGCCACACACCCACCCATGTACATTTTTGGACAACAAAATTTTAAGCCACTATTAAAAATGCATAGGCGTCTTAAAACCACATGTCCACGTGCACTTCTGTCCCAAAAATTTCCTGCGTCACACGGTCGTGTgacaaaaaaattccaaaatcacACGATCGTGTGCACTTCtagagaacaaaaataaaaaccaaatgatttttattaattagtattttaactaaaatatttgggTTGGATTTATGTCATTGGAAAAATTTGGAACTTTTTGATGTGATTGAGGGCTattaagaaaagataataatttaatgCAATAATTGTTGTAAATTTCACTACAATAACAATCAAAAGATCAATTTTATTTGGCTtaaatctaataataattttaaaaatttaattatgaatttattttaatatgaagTTTAATAGAAAATTCtagttattaaaattgtttaatatactattaatatatgtattacttatctaaatattaatatttataacaatatgtaataaatgatataattataaaataaatagaattttatCCACAActgcatttttatttaaattatttagtacatttgaatttgaatttgagtttTATATTAGCTTAAATATATCTTCTAAAAATCATccataagaatatatatatatatatatatatataaagcaaccCTAAAAAGTTAATGCTTTGATTTAGATTTCCCTTGAAGCCTCTtcacaactctctctctctctctctctctctttctctcgtATGCACTTGGAGTTTTGGGTAGGCATTGGGACACTGCCCTCTCTCCTCTTGTAAGCACTTGGAACTTTAGGGTAGGCATTGGGACACCGCCAGCGAGGGTTTTCAGATAGGTACTATGCTTCATGCTCCTttctaattttgatatttaggtTTTCCACTTCAATCCCCTCTCCCCTCCCTCTTTGCATCACGTTAGAATTAGGGCTTCATTCAAGCCTTAGCTCTGCCACTTACGcctaatgtatttatttatttatttcccttGGCTTTATAATTCTACCAATGATCTTggtttcttttttatgtttttttaaattttttttcaagaatttagTGAAAGATTGCATAATGGAACAAGTAATATCTCATTTGGAATTTGtagattttttcttttcaacataaaaaatcttttatctTGAATGAGAACTCTTATTTTGGAATATgaccttatttttattatcacaatAATA from Dioscorea cayenensis subsp. rotundata cultivar TDr96_F1 chromosome 9, TDr96_F1_v2_PseudoChromosome.rev07_lg8_w22 25.fasta, whole genome shotgun sequence includes these protein-coding regions:
- the LOC120269009 gene encoding pentatricopeptide repeat-containing protein At3g20730; its protein translation is MNAVWKNSTACLPKLNSIHSRPKAIIFTLCKHGRFMEALQCLCANPSTLLDLPTYSTLLQFCINSNAHAQGRALHDHLIATGCTSDLFLNTKLIIFYAKLPDLTAARKVFDTMPQRSVVSWTAMISGYSQNQCPLESLGTFVLMQREGLRANQFTYGSVLKACTDMGCIRSGEQIHGCVAKSRFVEDLVVQSALLNLHLKCGSVGDARCLFGRMEQRDLVSWNSVIGGHVVRGLGYDAFELFWSMMRDDMSPDHFTFGHVLRACAGIKNLEIVSQIHSFIIKSGYGNHCVVTGSLIDAYAKCKCMTNASLLYRSLLEHDLVSCTALISGYSQEKNFSVEALELFYKLNQIGMRFDDVILCSMLNICANGALLSLGRQIHACISKSQSDYDVVLGNALIDMYAKAGEIENAHLVFDGMRYKNVISWTSLIDAYGKHGYGEVAISLFVQMEECGLKPNDVTFLSLLFACSHSGLTSKGMDYFHSMVRKYGVHPRAEHYSCVVDLLARGGLIKEACDFVHRNKIEPTTSTWGAMLGACRTHGYVAWGEASASYLFHLEPDRSVNYVILANIYAAAGLWENASNTRKLLDERSMKKDAGCSLI